A genomic stretch from Anaerolinea thermophila UNI-1 includes:
- a CDS encoding alpha/beta hydrolase family protein, with product MNPKLFRNLLYIALAMILIGGLLASAVQTDFGRVTIKDVRFAAPNGRLYSALLYIPKGVSAEKPAPGILAIHGYINSRETQDGFAIEFARRGYVVLALDQSGHGYSEGPAFADGFGGIEGLRYLRSLDIVDKNNIGLEGHSMGGWAVLIAASVFPDGYQSVVLQGSSTGTYGAPDGTPEFPRNVAVVFSQWDEFSGLMWGTPRAADVGKSDKMKALFNTQEDIQVGKIYGDINAGTARVLYQPRVSHPGDHLSQVAIGHAIDWFQKTLQGGNPIPASSQIWYWKEIGTLIALLGFFLFLVAAGGLLVEVPYFKAIVDPLPAAKGLTGWGWWLGALLTAAIGPLTLFTFTTWAGKIFKASWFFPQNITTQVTFWAVLNGLISLALLLLWHFLLVKKSERGGGDEYGLTWNGKLNWVKIGRSFVLALCIVLLGYATLLVTDFLFKTDYRFWVFAVKLMSPTHFAIALRYLIPLFVYFFLASLALFAQMRRADFGLWKEVAVNALIFIVGYTALQLVQYIPMWTRGMLFDPTQPLWTIIGYQFIPILGLAGALTTFFYRKTGRIYTGAFLNALLFTWIVVAGTATHFPL from the coding sequence ATGAATCCGAAACTGTTCCGCAATCTTCTGTACATCGCGCTGGCAATGATTCTGATCGGAGGATTGCTTGCCAGTGCCGTTCAAACCGACTTTGGACGAGTGACCATTAAAGATGTGCGCTTCGCCGCACCCAACGGACGCCTGTACTCCGCTCTGCTCTACATCCCCAAAGGGGTTTCGGCAGAAAAGCCCGCACCGGGGATTCTTGCCATTCATGGCTACATCAACTCGCGCGAGACGCAGGACGGCTTTGCCATCGAGTTTGCCCGCCGCGGCTACGTGGTGCTTGCCCTGGATCAATCCGGGCATGGCTACAGCGAAGGTCCCGCCTTTGCCGACGGCTTTGGCGGCATTGAAGGACTGCGCTACCTGCGCTCGCTGGACATTGTGGATAAGAATAACATCGGGCTGGAAGGGCACTCCATGGGCGGCTGGGCGGTGCTGATTGCCGCCTCGGTGTTCCCCGATGGCTACCAGTCGGTGGTGTTGCAAGGCTCATCCACCGGTACCTACGGCGCACCCGACGGCACACCGGAGTTCCCGCGCAATGTGGCGGTAGTCTTCAGCCAGTGGGATGAGTTCTCCGGGCTGATGTGGGGAACGCCGCGCGCCGCCGATGTGGGCAAATCCGACAAGATGAAAGCCCTCTTCAACACGCAGGAAGATATCCAGGTTGGCAAAATTTACGGGGATATCAACGCCGGTACGGCGCGGGTGCTGTACCAGCCGCGCGTCTCCCATCCGGGCGATCACCTGAGCCAGGTCGCCATTGGTCACGCCATTGACTGGTTCCAGAAGACCCTGCAAGGGGGCAATCCCATCCCCGCCAGCAGTCAAATCTGGTACTGGAAGGAAATCGGCACGCTGATTGCCTTGCTGGGCTTCTTCCTCTTCCTGGTTGCCGCAGGCGGTTTGCTGGTCGAAGTGCCTTACTTCAAAGCCATCGTTGACCCTCTGCCTGCCGCCAAAGGCTTGACCGGCTGGGGCTGGTGGCTGGGCGCTCTGCTCACCGCCGCCATCGGTCCGCTGACGCTCTTCACCTTCACCACCTGGGCGGGCAAGATCTTCAAAGCCTCATGGTTCTTCCCCCAGAACATCACCACCCAGGTGACCTTCTGGGCGGTGCTGAACGGCTTGATTTCCCTCGCCCTGCTGTTGCTCTGGCACTTCCTGCTGGTGAAGAAATCGGAGCGCGGCGGCGGAGACGAGTACGGCTTGACCTGGAACGGTAAACTGAACTGGGTGAAGATTGGGCGTTCCTTCGTGCTGGCGCTGTGCATTGTCCTGCTGGGCTATGCCACCCTGCTGGTCACCGATTTCCTCTTCAAGACCGATTACCGCTTCTGGGTGTTTGCCGTCAAACTGATGAGTCCCACGCACTTCGCCATTGCCCTGCGCTACCTCATCCCGCTGTTCGTGTACTTCTTCCTTGCCAGCCTGGCGCTCTTTGCGCAGATGCGCCGCGCCGATTTCGGGCTGTGGAAAGAAGTGGCGGTGAATGCCCTGATCTTCATCGTCGGCTACACTGCCCTGCAACTGGTGCAGTACATCCCCATGTGGACGCGCGGGATGCTGTTCGACCCCACCCAGCCGTTGTGGACGATCATCGGCTACCAGTTCATCCCCATTCTGGGACTGGCTGGCGCGCTGACCACCTTCTTCTACCGCAAGACGGGGCGCATCTACACCGGCGCGTTCCTCAACGCTTTGCTCTTCACCTGGATTGTGGTGGCAGGTACCGCCACGCACTTCCCCCTGTAA
- a CDS encoding NBR1-Ig-like domain-containing protein, producing the protein MPRKTVFFVLLLIVLMVGFSGCQSTPTPEPTMDPAVWTQTAVAAQTLEQGTQEALQTAQARLNVTPSPTLTSTPAPTRTATPTVTPTITLVPTRTSTPLPSATITNTPSPYTCRLVSQVPRDGSTIKPNTQFTVTWTVQNVGKVIWEDIGIDLVQMGGDKIAVQTIYDLPRTVKPGESVDLQVELKAPEATGYYRTDWKLAIVDQGFTFCPLYVDFWVSDR; encoded by the coding sequence ATGCCTCGAAAGACGGTCTTCTTTGTTTTGCTTCTGATTGTCTTGATGGTGGGGTTCAGTGGTTGTCAATCCACGCCCACCCCTGAACCCACCATGGACCCTGCCGTATGGACGCAAACGGCAGTGGCGGCGCAAACGCTGGAGCAGGGCACGCAGGAAGCCTTGCAAACCGCCCAGGCGCGATTGAATGTGACGCCAAGTCCAACGCTCACCTCTACTCCTGCGCCTACCCGTACGGCAACCCCAACCGTCACGCCGACCATTACCCTGGTGCCCACCCGCACAAGCACTCCCCTGCCCAGCGCTACCATCACCAACACACCTTCCCCTTACACCTGTCGGCTGGTCTCGCAGGTGCCGCGCGATGGCTCCACTATCAAACCCAACACGCAGTTCACCGTCACCTGGACGGTGCAGAACGTGGGCAAAGTGATCTGGGAAGACATCGGCATTGACCTGGTGCAGATGGGCGGGGATAAGATTGCCGTGCAGACCATCTATGACCTGCCGCGCACGGTCAAGCCCGGCGAATCGGTGGACTTGCAGGTGGAGTTGAAAGCCCCCGAAGCCACCGGCTACTACCGCACCGACTGGAAACTGGCAATCGTCGATCAGGGCTTCACCTTCTGCCCCCTGTACGTGGATTTCTGGGTGAGCGACCGGTAA
- a CDS encoding DegV family protein, protein MNTTPIALITDSTCDIPPAYLEQYGIIVQPHVLIWNGVEYRDRVTLSSEEFYRRIQSEGTLPTTAQASVHDFLSLFHSLQEQGYREVVVILLSGHFSGAMLSAQQAAQQSPIPVHVYDSRAVTAGLAWQVLAAARARERGASAQEMLAAADEVRRKVRLVIALDTLEYLHRGGRIGKAAWLAGSILQIKPLIRVNHETGIVEAYGVERTRQRVIEAMIKRFFKEVAGEGRLHVAVMHGMAEEEAQAIAARIRQEHPNAEVYVHLTGPILGLNTGPRALALGGYRE, encoded by the coding sequence ATGAACACCACACCCATAGCACTGATCACTGATTCAACCTGCGACATTCCACCGGCTTATCTGGAGCAGTACGGCATTATCGTACAGCCGCACGTGCTCATCTGGAACGGTGTGGAGTACCGCGACCGCGTGACCCTTTCTTCCGAGGAATTTTACCGGCGCATCCAAAGTGAAGGCACTCTGCCCACCACCGCACAGGCAAGCGTGCATGACTTTCTGAGTTTGTTTCACTCCCTGCAGGAACAGGGTTACCGCGAGGTGGTGGTGATTCTGCTCAGCGGGCATTTCAGCGGGGCGATGCTCTCGGCGCAACAGGCGGCTCAGCAGTCCCCCATTCCCGTGCATGTGTACGATTCGCGTGCGGTGACGGCAGGACTTGCCTGGCAGGTGCTGGCGGCGGCGCGCGCCCGCGAGCGCGGCGCTTCGGCACAGGAAATGCTCGCCGCGGCAGACGAGGTGCGCCGCAAGGTGCGCCTGGTGATTGCGCTGGATACGCTGGAGTACCTGCACCGCGGCGGGCGCATCGGCAAAGCCGCCTGGCTGGCAGGTTCTATCCTGCAGATTAAACCGCTCATCCGCGTCAATCACGAGACGGGTATTGTGGAAGCCTATGGGGTAGAGCGCACCCGCCAGCGGGTCATCGAAGCCATGATCAAACGCTTTTTCAAAGAGGTGGCGGGCGAGGGCAGGTTGCACGTGGCGGTGATGCACGGCATGGCGGAAGAGGAAGCCCAAGCCATTGCCGCGCGCATCCGGCAGGAACACCCCAATGCCGAAGTGTATGTGCATCTCACCGGACCGATATTGGGGCTGAACACCGGTCCGCGGGCGCTGGCGCTGGGCGGTTACCGTGAGTAA
- the radA gene encoding DNA repair protein RadA yields MAKIQTRYVCQNCGRVAARAMGRCPQCGAWNSMVEEIIAPPSTPAKSPSASSSPGGFTSQPRRLDEIEGDHEARLPVPIGEFARVLGGGVVPGSITLVGGDPGIGKSTLMLQVALEMAQERRVLYISGEESERQVKMRAVRLLNGRPVPENLFLLTETNLDSMLEHVRSLAPSVLVVDSIQTVYLPALESSAGSVSQVRECASRLRDLAKSAGISIFVIGHVTKEGIIAGPRVLEHIVDTVLYLEGDRYQSYRLLRSVKNRFGATSEVGVFEMLERGMSEVLNPSEAFLAERLVNVPGSAIAVTMEGTRPLLVEIQGLTSPSPLTLPRRTPNGIDGNRLLLITAVLTRRLGMRLAEQDVFVNVIGGLRITEPAADLAVAAAIASSMKDTPVRANAVLIGEVGLSGELRMPSQMSARLREAAKLGFDTAIIPRRIRKGGEAYPEGIQVLEARSLREALNLALLAGG; encoded by the coding sequence ATGGCAAAAATTCAGACCCGTTATGTGTGCCAGAACTGCGGGCGGGTGGCGGCGCGCGCCATGGGACGCTGTCCACAGTGCGGGGCATGGAACAGCATGGTGGAAGAAATCATCGCTCCGCCCAGCACACCCGCCAAAAGCCCCAGTGCTTCGTCCTCGCCCGGCGGGTTCACCTCTCAGCCCCGCCGTCTGGATGAAATCGAAGGTGACCACGAAGCCCGCCTGCCCGTGCCTATCGGCGAGTTTGCCCGTGTGCTGGGCGGCGGGGTCGTCCCCGGCTCCATTACGCTGGTGGGCGGAGATCCCGGCATCGGCAAGTCCACCCTCATGCTTCAGGTTGCCCTGGAGATGGCGCAGGAACGCCGCGTGCTGTATATCTCCGGCGAAGAGTCCGAGCGCCAGGTGAAGATGCGCGCCGTGCGTCTGCTCAACGGGCGTCCTGTGCCCGAAAATCTTTTCCTGCTGACCGAGACCAATCTGGACAGCATGCTGGAGCATGTGCGTTCGCTGGCTCCCTCCGTGCTGGTGGTGGATTCGATTCAAACCGTCTATCTACCCGCGCTGGAATCCTCGGCGGGGTCGGTCTCGCAGGTGCGCGAGTGCGCCAGCCGTCTGCGCGACCTGGCAAAATCGGCGGGGATTTCCATCTTTGTCATCGGGCATGTCACCAAAGAGGGCATCATCGCCGGTCCGCGCGTGCTGGAGCATATCGTGGATACGGTGCTGTATCTGGAAGGCGACCGCTATCAGTCCTACCGCCTTCTGCGTTCGGTGAAGAACCGCTTCGGCGCCACCTCGGAAGTAGGCGTCTTTGAGATGCTGGAACGCGGGATGAGCGAGGTGCTCAACCCGTCCGAAGCCTTCCTCGCCGAGCGGCTGGTGAACGTCCCCGGCTCTGCCATCGCCGTGACCATGGAAGGCACGCGCCCCCTGCTGGTGGAGATTCAGGGCTTGACCAGCCCCAGCCCGCTGACTCTGCCGCGGCGCACCCCCAACGGCATTGACGGCAACCGCCTTCTGCTCATCACCGCCGTCCTCACCCGCCGTCTGGGCATGCGCCTTGCCGAGCAGGATGTCTTCGTCAACGTCATCGGCGGCTTGCGCATCACCGAACCTGCCGCCGACCTTGCCGTGGCGGCGGCGATTGCCTCGTCCATGAAGGACACCCCCGTGCGCGCCAACGCCGTGTTGATTGGCGAGGTGGGGCTTTCCGGCGAACTGCGCATGCCCTCGCAGATGAGCGCCCGCCTGCGCGAAGCCGCCAAACTGGGCTTTGATACCGCCATCATCCCGCGGCGCATCCGCAAAGGCGGCGAGGCATACCCCGAAGGCATTCAGGTGCTGGAAGCGCGCTCTCTGCGCGAGGCGCTGAACCTGGCGTTGCTTGCCGGGGGGTAA
- a CDS encoding dolichyl-phosphate beta-glucosyltransferase — MSAPFLSIILPAHNEEHRLPPALESLHAFLSAQSFSFEVVVVENGSTDRTREVLAEYAARFPYLVPLTDERRGKGLAVQRGMLTARGQYRMFCDVDFSMPVEQISRFIPPALPGVEIAIASREAPGAVRYGEPVVRHIIGRGFNTLVRWVALPGLQDTQCGFKCFRGDIAERIFPLQTLHGWTFDVEVLFIARRLGYRVVEVPIPWYYNAESKIRVLRDSYAMFADLIRIRLNARRGMYDGAPASR, encoded by the coding sequence GTGAGCGCCCCCTTCCTCTCCATTATCCTCCCCGCCCACAACGAAGAACACCGTCTTCCCCCCGCGCTGGAGAGTTTGCACGCTTTCCTCTCAGCGCAGTCGTTTTCTTTTGAGGTGGTGGTGGTGGAAAACGGCAGTACCGACCGCACCCGTGAGGTGCTGGCGGAGTATGCCGCGCGCTTCCCCTACCTTGTGCCCCTCACCGATGAGCGGCGCGGCAAGGGGTTAGCCGTCCAGCGGGGCATGTTGACGGCGCGCGGGCAGTATCGCATGTTTTGCGATGTGGATTTCTCCATGCCGGTGGAGCAGATTTCGCGTTTCATCCCCCCAGCCCTGCCCGGGGTGGAGATTGCCATTGCCTCGCGCGAAGCCCCCGGCGCGGTGCGCTATGGGGAGCCGGTGGTGCGCCACATCATCGGGCGCGGCTTCAATACCCTGGTGCGCTGGGTAGCCCTGCCCGGCTTGCAGGATACGCAGTGCGGGTTTAAGTGCTTCCGCGGCGACATTGCCGAGCGCATCTTCCCTTTGCAAACCCTGCACGGCTGGACGTTTGATGTGGAAGTGCTGTTCATCGCCCGGCGGTTGGGCTACCGTGTGGTGGAAGTGCCCATCCCCTGGTACTACAACGCCGAGAGCAAAATCCGCGTCCTGCGCGATTCCTACGCCATGTTTGCCGATTTAATCCGCATCCGCCTCAATGCCCGCCGGGGGATGTACGATGGCGCGCCCGCCTCTCGCTGA
- a CDS encoding ribonuclease HII, with the protein MARPPLADLPHDPTLAFEQSLWQAGVLHVAGVDEAGRGAWAGPVAAAAVILPSGDSALLERLHGVRDSKQMTAKAREGFAEVIRQTALAWGVGFASVEEIETQGIVPATRLAMMRALQACALSPTHLLIDALRLPEIPLPQTSLIKGDARSLSIAAASVLAKTARDALMRDLARQYPQYGFELHKGYGTARHRAALEQWGPCPLHRRTYRPVMHLSDLWEKSAG; encoded by the coding sequence ATGGCGCGCCCGCCTCTCGCTGACCTTCCCCACGATCCTACCCTGGCATTTGAGCAAAGCCTCTGGCAGGCTGGCGTACTGCACGTGGCTGGTGTGGACGAAGCCGGACGCGGCGCCTGGGCGGGTCCGGTTGCCGCCGCTGCCGTGATTCTGCCGTCGGGCGACTCCGCTCTGCTGGAACGTCTGCATGGGGTGCGCGATTCCAAGCAGATGACCGCCAAAGCCCGTGAAGGGTTTGCCGAAGTGATTCGCCAAACTGCCCTTGCCTGGGGGGTGGGTTTTGCCAGTGTGGAAGAAATCGAAACGCAGGGCATTGTCCCGGCAACCCGTCTGGCGATGATGCGCGCTCTGCAAGCCTGCGCGCTTTCCCCCACCCATCTGCTGATTGACGCTCTGCGCCTGCCGGAAATTCCTCTCCCCCAAACCAGTCTGATCAAAGGCGATGCACGCAGTTTGAGCATTGCGGCGGCTTCGGTGCTGGCAAAGACCGCCCGCGATGCGCTGATGCGCGACCTTGCCCGCCAGTATCCGCAGTACGGGTTTGAACTCCATAAGGGCTACGGCACTGCCCGTCACCGCGCCGCGCTCGAGCAGTGGGGACCCTGCCCATTGCACCGCCGCACCTACCGCCCGGTCATGCACCTGAGCGACCTGTGGGAAAAGTCCGCGGGCTGA
- a CDS encoding flavodoxin domain-containing protein, translating into MPEKILIAYATKYGSTAGIATTLGEALGARGLQVDVRPVREVRTLEGYDAVILGSPVYMGNWLSEAVTFVRTHQAELSRLPVALFTVHMLNQGEDETSRAARQGYTAPVRTL; encoded by the coding sequence ATGCCTGAAAAAATTTTGATTGCTTATGCCACCAAATACGGTTCCACCGCCGGGATTGCCACAACCCTTGGCGAAGCGCTCGGCGCGCGCGGCTTGCAGGTGGATGTGCGTCCTGTGCGCGAGGTGCGCACGCTGGAAGGCTACGATGCCGTGATTCTGGGAAGCCCTGTCTATATGGGCAACTGGCTTTCCGAAGCCGTAACCTTTGTGCGCACGCATCAAGCCGAACTCAGCCGTTTGCCGGTGGCGCTTTTCACCGTGCACATGCTCAACCAGGGCGAGGACGAAACCAGCCGCGCTGCCCGTCAGGGCTACACCGCCCCCGTACGGACGCTGTAA
- a CDS encoding IS66 family transposase: MKIILQLPQVKRKKPARPKRCPYCQGETFQRWGVEKRRIEDVKVRHVEVVRYRCTRCRRTFRDYPEGVGNGRHSERLKKLSVILWSLGLSYRRVAGVLRIFGLRLSHMSGWRHVQAEGEKLMGELKWKSVRVVGVDGAWVGGKGVMVAVDLGDGSLLEVAEVDEKDSRALFTWLKRLKEMHDIGAIVSDDLAIYKQLTDELEIGHQVCQFHVRRWVKHALKGLQAELDPAWQGVLEKVEEILRDLPLHGDRLLHRLWKSLPGRSTPPEGKRTPLEKLRDLILRLSRDWQRYVAFYADVGIPWTNNRTEQMIGRLKSRAQQARRYKTTAGLLRGSTVACQFWA; the protein is encoded by the coding sequence ATGAAGATTATACTCCAACTGCCACAGGTAAAACGAAAAAAGCCTGCTCGTCCGAAGCGCTGTCCATATTGTCAGGGGGAGACATTCCAGCGATGGGGAGTGGAGAAAAGGCGCATCGAGGATGTCAAAGTTCGTCATGTCGAGGTGGTGAGGTATCGATGCACACGGTGCAGGCGCACCTTTCGGGACTATCCGGAGGGGGTAGGCAATGGACGGCACAGTGAACGGTTGAAGAAATTGAGTGTGATCCTGTGGTCACTGGGATTGAGTTATCGCAGGGTAGCCGGGGTGTTGAGGATCTTTGGGCTGAGGCTCAGTCATATGAGCGGGTGGCGGCATGTACAGGCAGAGGGGGAAAAGTTGATGGGGGAATTGAAATGGAAAAGCGTGCGGGTGGTGGGGGTAGATGGAGCCTGGGTGGGAGGCAAAGGAGTGATGGTGGCGGTGGATCTGGGAGATGGTAGTCTGCTGGAGGTTGCCGAGGTAGACGAGAAAGACAGCCGGGCTCTGTTCACCTGGCTGAAACGGTTGAAAGAGATGCATGACATCGGCGCCATCGTGAGCGATGATCTGGCGATCTACAAGCAACTGACCGATGAACTGGAGATAGGGCATCAGGTCTGTCAGTTTCATGTGCGGCGCTGGGTAAAGCATGCTTTGAAGGGGTTACAGGCTGAGTTGGATCCAGCCTGGCAGGGGGTGCTTGAAAAGGTCGAGGAAATCCTGCGCGACCTGCCATTGCATGGAGACCGCCTCTTACACCGCCTGTGGAAATCCCTGCCGGGCAGGAGTACACCACCGGAAGGAAAACGCACGCCCCTGGAAAAACTCCGCGACCTGATCCTGCGCTTATCGCGTGATTGGCAACGCTATGTGGCTTTCTATGCTGATGTGGGTATTCCCTGGACCAATAATCGCACGGAACAGATGATTGGCAGGCTCAAGAGCCGCGCCCAGCAAGCCAGGCGATATAAAACCACCGCCGGGTTGCTCCGCGGAAGCACAGTTGCCTGTCAGTTCTGGGCATGA
- a CDS encoding NAD/NADP-dependent octopine/nopaline dehydrogenase family protein, whose protein sequence is MTQTLSITVIGAGHGGKAMAAHLALMGHRVKLFNRTADHIFAIQQRGGIDLESQEYGPRGFGKLECATSDMGEALADAQLIMVVVPSSAHADIARAAAPHLKDGQVVVLHPGRTCGAIEFVMVLRRSGCQADVTVAEAETFIYASRSDGPAQARIFRIKEAVPLAALPAKRTHEVLDLIHVVYPQFIDGGNVLQTGLNNMGAIFHPALTLLNAGWIEATHGDYQFYIDGVTPSVARVLEALDRERITVAAALGIRARSALEWLKMAYDAVGSDLREAIHNQPGYYGIKAPTTLNHRYIFEDVPMSLVPIASLGMQYGVSVRGMDSIIRLACIVHNTDYWRRGRTVENLGLRGLSVEELTHFVMEGELAV, encoded by the coding sequence ATGACCCAAACGCTTTCGATTACCGTAATTGGCGCCGGACATGGCGGCAAAGCCATGGCGGCGCATTTAGCCCTGATGGGGCACCGCGTCAAACTCTTCAACCGCACGGCAGATCACATCTTTGCCATTCAGCAGAGGGGGGGCATTGACCTGGAGAGCCAGGAATACGGTCCGCGCGGATTTGGCAAACTGGAATGCGCCACTTCCGATATGGGGGAAGCCCTGGCGGATGCGCAACTCATCATGGTGGTGGTGCCGTCCTCGGCGCACGCCGATATTGCCCGCGCGGCGGCGCCGCACCTGAAGGACGGGCAGGTGGTCGTTCTGCATCCGGGGCGCACCTGTGGAGCCATTGAGTTCGTCATGGTACTGCGGCGTTCGGGCTGTCAAGCCGATGTGACCGTTGCCGAAGCCGAGACCTTCATCTACGCCTCGCGCTCCGATGGCCCGGCGCAGGCGCGCATCTTCCGCATCAAGGAAGCCGTGCCGCTGGCGGCACTGCCCGCCAAGCGCACCCACGAGGTGCTGGATTTGATTCATGTGGTCTATCCGCAGTTCATTGACGGCGGCAACGTCCTGCAGACCGGTTTGAACAACATGGGAGCCATCTTCCACCCCGCCCTGACCCTGCTCAACGCCGGGTGGATTGAAGCCACCCACGGCGACTACCAGTTTTACATTGACGGGGTGACCCCCTCGGTGGCGCGGGTGCTGGAAGCCCTCGACCGCGAGCGCATCACCGTGGCGGCGGCGCTGGGCATCCGCGCGCGCAGTGCGCTGGAGTGGCTGAAGATGGCGTACGACGCCGTGGGCAGTGACCTGCGCGAAGCCATCCACAACCAGCCGGGATATTACGGCATCAAAGCGCCCACCACGCTCAACCACCGCTACATTTTCGAGGACGTGCCCATGAGCCTGGTGCCGATTGCCTCGCTGGGCATGCAGTACGGCGTCTCGGTGCGCGGCATGGACAGCATCATCCGCCTGGCGTGCATCGTCCACAACACCGATTACTGGCGGCGCGGCAGGACGGTGGAGAACCTGGGCTTGCGCGGTCTCTCGGTGGAGGAACTGACCCACTTTGTCATGGAAGGCGAACTGGCGGTGTAG
- a CDS encoding cobalamin B12-binding domain-containing protein (Presence of a B(12) (cobalamin)-binding domain implies dependence on cobalamin itself, in one of its several forms, or in some unusual lineages, dependence on a cobalamin-like analog.), with the protein MKTVVAAALGECVHVAGVMNFLRLAELAGWRTVFLGPAVPVEKVIETARKERADLVGVSYRLTPETGEMLLAQFAEAADDLHAAGVRFAFAGTPPVAERARKLGFFERIFDGSETPDAVLTYLRGEGGDPSNQPIPPQTTVERIRWKAPYPILRHHFGLPTMEDTLRGIEQIAEASALDVISLGVDQDAQENFFKPEKQDPRRRGAGGVPVRTPDDYRALYQASRRGNYPLLRTYSGTDDFIRLAEMYMETIHNAWCAIPLFWFNQMDGRGPWDLEGSIVEHQEVMAWYGARNIPVELNEPHHWGMRDAPDTVFVASAYLSAYNARAFGVHDYIAQLMFNSPPGLSDAMDLARMLAVLEAIEALASEDFRIWRQTRTGLLSYPLEPAAARGHLAASIYLQMAVKPHIVHIVGHTEAHHAATAEDVIEASRIARKAIENAVAGAPDMTADPRVQARKEELLADLEVTLDAIRALAPAGVPDPLVHAPTLAKAVAAGVLDAPHLRNNRFAPGRVNTRIIEGKCLAVDAEGKPLSERERVEQALSAVRE; encoded by the coding sequence ATGAAAACCGTTGTAGCCGCCGCACTGGGCGAATGTGTCCATGTCGCCGGAGTGATGAATTTTCTCCGCCTGGCAGAACTGGCAGGCTGGCGCACCGTCTTTCTCGGTCCCGCCGTGCCGGTTGAAAAAGTCATCGAAACTGCCCGCAAAGAACGTGCCGATCTGGTGGGCGTCTCGTACCGCCTGACACCCGAAACGGGCGAGATGTTGCTGGCGCAGTTTGCCGAAGCCGCCGACGACCTGCACGCCGCCGGGGTGCGCTTTGCCTTTGCCGGCACTCCGCCGGTTGCCGAGCGCGCCCGCAAACTGGGCTTCTTTGAGCGCATCTTTGACGGCAGTGAAACCCCCGATGCCGTGCTGACCTACCTGCGCGGCGAAGGCGGCGACCCGTCCAATCAGCCCATCCCGCCGCAGACCACCGTGGAGCGCATCCGCTGGAAAGCGCCCTACCCCATTCTGCGCCACCACTTTGGCTTGCCCACCATGGAAGACACCCTGCGCGGCATCGAGCAGATTGCCGAAGCCAGCGCGCTGGATGTCATCAGTTTGGGGGTGGATCAGGACGCGCAGGAAAACTTCTTCAAGCCCGAAAAGCAGGACCCCCGCCGCCGCGGCGCGGGCGGCGTGCCGGTGCGCACCCCCGACGATTACCGCGCGCTCTATCAGGCAAGCCGCCGCGGCAATTATCCCCTTCTGCGCACCTACTCCGGCACCGACGACTTCATCCGCCTGGCGGAGATGTACATGGAGACCATCCACAACGCCTGGTGCGCCATCCCGCTCTTCTGGTTCAATCAGATGGACGGGCGCGGTCCCTGGGACCTGGAAGGCTCCATCGTGGAGCATCAGGAAGTGATGGCGTGGTACGGCGCGCGCAACATCCCCGTAGAACTCAACGAACCGCACCACTGGGGCATGCGCGATGCCCCCGATACGGTGTTCGTAGCCTCGGCTTACCTCTCGGCGTACAACGCCCGCGCCTTTGGCGTGCATGACTACATCGCCCAACTGATGTTCAACAGCCCGCCGGGACTTTCTGACGCCATGGACCTGGCGCGCATGCTGGCGGTGCTGGAAGCCATCGAGGCGCTTGCCAGCGAGGACTTCCGCATCTGGCGGCAGACGCGCACCGGTTTGCTCAGTTACCCGCTGGAGCCGGCGGCGGCGCGCGGACACCTGGCAGCAAGCATCTACCTGCAGATGGCGGTCAAGCCGCACATCGTCCACATTGTCGGGCATACCGAAGCCCACCATGCCGCCACCGCCGAGGATGTTATCGAAGCCAGCCGCATCGCCCGCAAAGCCATTGAAAACGCCGTTGCCGGCGCGCCCGACATGACCGCCGACCCGCGCGTGCAAGCCCGCAAGGAAGAACTGCTGGCAGACCTGGAGGTGACGCTGGACGCCATCCGCGCACTGGCGCCGGCAGGCGTGCCCGATCCGCTGGTGCATGCGCCCACCCTTGCAAAAGCCGTCGCCGCGGGGGTGCTGGATGCACCGCACCTGCGCAACAACCGCTTTGCCCCCGGCAGGGTCAACACCCGCATCATCGAGGGCAAATGCCTGGCGGTGGATGCCGAGGGCAAGCCCCTCAGCGAGCGCGAGCGGGTGGAACAAGCCCTTTCCGCCGTCCGCGAATAA